From Poecile atricapillus isolate bPoeAtr1 chromosome Z, bPoeAtr1.hap1, whole genome shotgun sequence, one genomic window encodes:
- the GAS1 gene encoding growth arrest-specific protein 1 produces the protein MVARSPARHGGGGRRWPRAAAWLWLAAALGAVWPPRGSLVQGRRLICWQAVLQCQGEPECSYAYNQYAEACAPVLLQQQPPAAGGGDGQAGAGGAAASSKRRCPSHCIAALIQLNHTRRGPALEDCDCAQDENCRATKRAIEPCLPRTSSPAGGGPGPGGPGVMGCTEARRRCDWDSRCSLALNRYMTYCGKLFNGLRCTPECRAVIEDMLAVPKAVLLNDCVCDGLERPICESVKENMARLCFGADMGGNGAGSSGGSDGGLEEYYYEDYEEEPSQKGRDDAEDNAGAEPGFPVQADNAGRPAGAAGALLASILVPLLPRL, from the coding sequence ATGGTGGCCCGCTCGCCCGCTCGGCACGGAGGCGGCGGCCGGCGCTGGCCGCGGGCGGCCGCCTGGCTGTGGTTGGCGGCGGCGCTGGGCGCCGTGTGGCCGCCCCGGGGCTCTCTGGTGCAGGGCCGGCGGCTGATCTGCTGGCAGGCGGTGCTGCAGTGTCAGGGGGAGCCCGAGTGCAGCTACGCGTACAACCAGTACGCCGAGGCGTGCGccccggtgctcctgcagcagcagccgccggcggcgggcggcggggacGGCCAGGCGGGCGCTGGAGGCGCGGCCGCCTCGTCCAAGCGGCGGTGCCCCAGCCACTGCATCGCGGCGCTCATCCAGCTGAACCACACCCGGCGTGGCCCGGCGCTGGAGGACTGCGACTGCGCGCAGGACGAGAACTGCCGCGCCACCAAGCGCGCCATCGAGCCCTGCCTGCCCCGCACCAGCAGCCCCGcgggcggcggccccggccccggcggccCCGGCGTCATGGGCTGCACGGAGGCTCGGCGGCGCTGCGACTGGGACAGCCGCTGCAGCCTGGCGCTGAACCGCTACATGACCTACTGCGGGAAGCTGTTCAACGGGCTGCGCTGCACGCCCGAGTGCCGCGCCGTCATCGAGGACATGCTGGCCGTGCCCAAGGCCGTGCTGCTCAACGACTGCGTCTGCGACGGGCTGGAGCGGCCCATCTGCGAGTCGGTCAAGGAGAACATGGCCCGCCTCTGCTTCGGCGCCGACATGGGCGGCAACGGTGCGGGCAGCAGCGGCGGCTCGGACGGCGGCCTGGAGGAGTACTACTACGAGGACTACGAGGAGGAGCCGAGCCAGAAGGGGAGGGACGACGCGGAGGACAATGCGGGCGCCGAGCCCGGCTTCCCTGTGCAGGCAGATAACGCCGGCCGGCCCGCCGGGGCGGCCGGAGCGCTGCTCGCCTCCATCTTGGTGCCACTGCTGCCGCGGCTCTAG